A genomic segment from Pseudomonas sessilinigenes encodes:
- a CDS encoding ATP phosphoribosyltransferase regulatory subunit: MNKPPTCASWRAGSGAGFIEAGAEEVIVPALWGQDTFIEKAGGSEVIGQMWAFADKAGRPCCLIPEATALFQETAGQLLAGRTQAMFFYVARCYRYEKPQAGRYREFTQLGLEILGPDPRQALVQAQQLCTGFLDALALDYELNLGVKRGLTYYLDGEGFEVRCRRLGAQQQVVGAGAYRQGAGFGIGLERLQLALQAQA, encoded by the coding sequence GTGAACAAGCCGCCAACCTGCGCATCCTGGAGGGCCGGTTCCGGAGCTGGCTTCATCGAAGCGGGTGCTGAAGAAGTCATAGTCCCGGCCTTGTGGGGCCAGGACACCTTTATTGAAAAAGCCGGTGGCAGTGAAGTCATCGGCCAGATGTGGGCCTTCGCCGACAAGGCCGGTCGCCCTTGCTGCCTGATTCCGGAAGCCACCGCGCTGTTCCAGGAAACCGCTGGCCAGCTGCTGGCGGGACGGACCCAGGCAATGTTCTTCTACGTTGCCCGCTGCTATCGCTACGAGAAGCCCCAGGCCGGGCGCTACCGTGAATTCACCCAGCTGGGTTTGGAGATCCTCGGGCCCGATCCACGCCAGGCACTGGTGCAGGCGCAGCAGTTGTGCACCGGCTTCCTGGATGCCTTGGCGCTGGACTATGAGCTCAACCTGGGGGTCAAGCGTGGCCTGACCTATTACCTGGATGGCGAGGGTTTCGAGGTGCGTTGCCGGCGCCTCGGGGCGCAGCAGCAAGTGGTGGGGGCGGGGGCCTATCGCCAGGGTGCCGGGTTCGGCATCGGCCTGGAGCGCTTGCAACTGGCGCTCCAGGCCCAGGCCTAG
- a CDS encoding SDR family NAD(P)-dependent oxidoreductase: MTSRQIPIHSGFGAASTAAEVLAGRDLSGTLALVTGGHSGLGLEATRALAQAGAQVIVTARDVATAQASTYGIAGVEVQQLDLSDLLSVKDLAQRVLGSGRHLDILIANAGVMACPEGRVGPGWERQLATNHLGHYVLVNELWPALEGGARVVVLSSAGHQQSAMRWDDVQFTRGYDKWAAYGQSKTANALFAVHLDRLGRHAGVRAFAVHPGKIFTPLQRHLVQGEMIAAGWLDASGQPADPSFKTPQQGAATQVWAATSPQLEGMGGLYCEDCDIASLDEREPPSFVGVRSYAIDPGQAERLWTLSGQLTGVDALVGGRP, translated from the coding sequence ATGACGAGCAGGCAAATCCCGATCCATTCCGGTTTTGGTGCAGCCAGTACGGCGGCAGAAGTGCTGGCAGGGCGAGATCTTTCCGGCACCCTGGCCCTGGTCACCGGCGGCCATTCAGGGCTTGGCCTGGAAGCCACGCGGGCCCTGGCCCAGGCCGGCGCCCAGGTGATCGTGACGGCACGCGATGTCGCGACCGCCCAGGCAAGCACCTATGGCATTGCTGGTGTTGAGGTCCAGCAGTTGGACTTGTCCGATCTCCTTTCGGTGAAGGACCTCGCGCAGCGCGTGCTGGGCAGTGGCCGGCATCTCGACATCCTGATTGCCAACGCAGGCGTCATGGCTTGCCCCGAGGGACGCGTGGGCCCGGGCTGGGAAAGGCAATTGGCGACCAATCACCTGGGGCACTACGTCCTGGTCAATGAGCTTTGGCCAGCACTCGAAGGTGGCGCCAGGGTCGTGGTGCTGTCGTCGGCAGGACACCAGCAATCGGCCATGCGCTGGGACGATGTGCAATTCACTCGGGGTTATGACAAATGGGCCGCCTATGGGCAGTCGAAGACCGCCAACGCGTTGTTCGCCGTGCACCTGGATCGGTTGGGGCGGCATGCCGGCGTCCGGGCCTTTGCCGTTCATCCCGGAAAGATCTTCACCCCGCTGCAACGCCATCTGGTGCAGGGCGAGATGATCGCGGCTGGTTGGCTCGACGCTTCGGGCCAGCCGGCCGATCCCTCGTTCAAGACGCCGCAGCAAGGCGCTGCGACCCAGGTCTGGGCGGCCACTTCGCCGCAGCTGGAGGGTATGGGCGGGTTGTATTGCGAGGACTGCGACATCGCCTCGCTGGATGAGCGCGAGCCGCCGTCCTTTGTCGGTGTCCGCTCATATGCCATCGACCCCGGGCAGGCCGAACGCCTTTGGACGTTGTCTGGCCAGTTGACCGGAGTCGACGCGTTGGTGGGCGGTCGGCCTTGA
- a CDS encoding TROVE domain-containing protein, with product MANQQLFNTQQAKAPASDTRNASRAPAYAYNAKHRLAQLAVTGCLNSTFYTSPEDQLEAVLQLVSEVDSRFVAQAARYARQQGHMKDMPALLLAALTAQRSVQVPELFAQVVDNGKMLRNYVQILRSGVTGRKSLGSQPKRLVQDWLNNASERQLLQASIGNQPSLADVVKMVHPKPREAWREAFFAWLIGKPVDVQALPGLTRELLAFRSGASTQVPDVPFQLLGNESLSAEQWAAQARNMGWQGLRMNLNTLARHGAFQVRGCTEYVAARLADAAEVAKARVYPYQLLAAYRMAGEEVPQRVREALQDALELSLANVPALSGSVVVCPDVSGSMHSPVTGYRQGATTAVRCIDVAALVAAAVLRKRPTARVMPFEREVVDIRLNPRDSVMTNAQKLAAIGGGGTNCSAPLAQLANARFKLDTLILVSDNESWIDARRHGATETMRQWERIKAINPNARLVCIDMQPGATTQAPDREDILNVGGFSDTVFDVIEQFIAGNYGGQHWVKAIEALAP from the coding sequence ATGGCCAACCAGCAGCTGTTCAACACCCAACAGGCAAAAGCCCCGGCGAGCGACACCCGCAATGCCTCCCGGGCCCCGGCCTACGCCTACAACGCCAAGCATCGCCTGGCCCAGCTGGCAGTCACCGGTTGCCTGAACTCGACCTTCTACACCTCACCCGAGGATCAGCTGGAAGCCGTGTTGCAACTGGTGAGTGAAGTCGACAGCCGCTTCGTGGCCCAGGCCGCTCGCTACGCTCGCCAGCAAGGCCATATGAAGGACATGCCGGCGCTGCTGCTGGCGGCGCTGACCGCGCAACGTTCGGTCCAGGTGCCCGAGCTGTTCGCCCAGGTGGTGGACAACGGCAAGATGCTACGCAACTACGTGCAGATCCTGCGTAGCGGCGTGACCGGCCGCAAGTCCCTGGGCTCGCAACCCAAGCGCTTGGTGCAGGACTGGCTGAACAACGCCAGCGAGCGCCAGCTGCTGCAGGCATCGATCGGCAACCAGCCGTCGCTGGCGGATGTGGTCAAGATGGTCCACCCCAAGCCCCGCGAGGCCTGGCGTGAAGCCTTCTTCGCCTGGCTGATCGGCAAGCCGGTGGATGTCCAGGCGCTGCCCGGGCTGACCCGTGAGCTGCTGGCGTTTCGCAGCGGGGCCAGCACCCAGGTGCCGGATGTACCGTTCCAGTTGCTGGGCAACGAGAGCCTGAGCGCTGAGCAATGGGCCGCCCAGGCTCGCAACATGGGCTGGCAGGGGCTGCGCATGAACCTCAACACCCTGGCTCGCCACGGTGCGTTCCAGGTGCGCGGTTGCACGGAGTATGTGGCGGCGCGCCTGGCGGATGCCGCAGAGGTGGCCAAGGCCCGGGTCTACCCGTACCAGCTGCTGGCGGCCTACCGCATGGCGGGAGAGGAGGTGCCGCAGCGGGTGCGCGAGGCGCTGCAGGATGCCCTGGAGCTGTCCCTGGCCAATGTGCCGGCGCTCAGCGGTTCGGTCGTGGTATGCCCGGACGTCTCGGGGTCGATGCACAGTCCGGTCACGGGTTATCGCCAGGGCGCCACCACGGCGGTGCGCTGCATCGATGTGGCGGCACTGGTGGCGGCGGCGGTCCTGCGCAAGCGGCCGACGGCACGGGTCATGCCGTTCGAACGGGAAGTGGTGGATATCCGCCTCAACCCCCGGGACAGCGTGATGACCAATGCCCAGAAGCTGGCGGCCATCGGTGGCGGCGGGACCAACTGCTCGGCCCCCTTGGCGCAGCTGGCCAATGCGCGGTTCAAGCTGGACACGCTGATCCTGGTCTCGGACAACGAGTCGTGGATCGACGCCCGGCGCCATGGGGCCACTGAAACCATGCGCCAGTGGGAGCGGATCAAGGCGATCAACCCCAACGCCCGGCTGGTGTGCATCGATATGCAACCCGGGGCCACCACCCAGGCCCCGGACCGTGAGGACATCCTCAACGTCGGTGGCTTCAGCGATACGGTGTTCGACGTGATCGAGCAGTTCATCGCCGGCAACTACGGTGGCCAGCACTGGGTGAAAGCCATCGAGGCCCTGGCGCCCTGA
- a CDS encoding PaaI family thioesterase — MSEADVPQGFSPLPRSSPLLELIGPVYGCGNGSGLRVGLRADARHANGRGIVHGGIIATLADVGMGYAMAFSSEPPLPLITASMNLDYLGAVQVGDWLEVRLEHSRRGRQIAFATVVLSVGEREVARASGVFAVPQPSPTLA, encoded by the coding sequence ATGAGTGAAGCGGATGTTCCCCAGGGTTTCAGTCCCTTGCCTCGCAGCAGTCCGTTGCTGGAGCTGATCGGTCCGGTCTACGGCTGTGGCAATGGCAGTGGGCTGCGTGTCGGCCTGCGTGCCGATGCCCGCCACGCCAACGGTCGCGGCATCGTGCACGGCGGCATCATCGCCACCCTGGCGGACGTCGGCATGGGGTATGCCATGGCGTTCTCCAGCGAGCCGCCATTGCCACTGATCACGGCCAGCATGAACCTCGATTACCTGGGCGCGGTGCAGGTGGGGGATTGGCTGGAGGTGCGCCTGGAGCATTCCCGGCGCGGGCGGCAGATCGCCTTCGCCACCGTGGTGCTGAGCGTTGGCGAGCGCGAAGTGGCCCGAGCCAGCGGCGTGTTCGCCGTGCCGCAGCCGTCGCCGACGCTGGCCTGA
- the rtcR gene encoding RNA repair transcriptional activator RtcR: MSDKSTVAIGFVGATLDRVGKGANRWSHWRPSVGLCQQQDVLIHRLELIHGVDARDISLAGRIADDIRQVSPETEVRLHPMELKNPWDFEEVYGALHDFTSAYAFDTEREDYLVHITTGTHVAQICWFLLTEARFLPARLIQTSPARRRDPDEHATGTHALIDLDLSRYDRIASRFAHKRLEGLAFLKSGIATRNLAFNRSIEQIERVAVRSKAPMLLIGPTGAGKSFLARRIYELKRGRHQVLGRFVEVNCATLRGDGAMSALFGHTKGAFTGAQNARDGLLRAAHGGMLFLDEIGELGLDEQAMLLKAIEEKRFFPMGSDQEVESDFLIIAGTHRDLRGRVAQGLFREDLYARINLWTFNLPGLAGRREDIEPNIDFELERHAREQGQLVRFNLEARRRYLAFASSSEAAWLGNFRELSASITRMATLADSGRIDEALALEEIQRLRHAWGLEQSEDELQPLLGTDMELDLFDRLQLKAVIAECRRADSLSDAGRRLFGVSRLGKANPNDADRLRKYLARFGLDWKQITS; this comes from the coding sequence ATGTCGGACAAGTCCACGGTCGCCATCGGTTTCGTCGGAGCCACCCTCGATCGTGTCGGCAAGGGCGCCAACCGTTGGAGCCACTGGCGCCCGAGCGTGGGCTTGTGCCAGCAGCAGGATGTGCTGATCCACCGCCTGGAACTGATCCATGGCGTCGACGCCCGGGACATCAGCCTCGCCGGGCGCATTGCCGACGACATCCGCCAGGTCTCCCCCGAGACCGAGGTGCGCTTGCACCCCATGGAGCTGAAGAACCCCTGGGACTTCGAGGAGGTGTATGGCGCCCTGCACGACTTCACCAGCGCCTACGCGTTCGACACCGAGCGCGAGGACTACCTGGTGCACATCACCACCGGGACCCACGTGGCGCAGATTTGCTGGTTCCTGTTGACCGAGGCCCGCTTCCTGCCGGCGCGACTGATCCAGACCTCCCCAGCCCGGCGCCGCGATCCGGACGAGCACGCTACCGGCACCCATGCACTGATCGACCTCGACCTGTCGCGCTATGACCGCATCGCCTCGCGCTTCGCCCACAAGCGCCTGGAGGGCCTGGCCTTTCTCAAGTCGGGGATCGCCACCCGTAACCTGGCCTTCAACCGCTCCATCGAACAGATCGAGCGAGTGGCGGTACGCTCCAAGGCGCCGATGCTGCTGATTGGCCCCACCGGGGCGGGCAAGTCGTTCCTGGCCCGGCGCATCTATGAACTCAAGCGTGGCCGGCACCAGGTCCTGGGGCGCTTTGTCGAGGTCAACTGCGCCACCCTGCGCGGCGACGGCGCCATGTCGGCACTGTTCGGCCATACCAAGGGCGCCTTCACCGGCGCCCAGAATGCCCGCGACGGCCTGCTGCGAGCGGCCCACGGCGGCATGTTGTTCCTCGACGAGATCGGCGAACTGGGCCTGGACGAACAGGCGATGCTGCTCAAGGCCATCGAGGAAAAACGCTTCTTCCCCATGGGTTCGGACCAGGAGGTGGAGAGCGACTTCCTGATCATCGCCGGTACCCACCGGGACTTGCGCGGCCGGGTGGCCCAGGGCCTGTTCCGCGAAGACCTGTACGCCCGGATCAACCTCTGGACCTTCAACCTGCCGGGGCTGGCGGGGCGCCGCGAAGACATCGAGCCCAACATCGATTTCGAGCTGGAACGCCATGCCCGGGAGCAAGGCCAACTGGTGCGCTTCAACCTTGAGGCCCGGCGGCGCTACCTGGCCTTCGCCAGCTCCAGCGAAGCGGCCTGGCTGGGCAACTTCCGCGAGCTGTCGGCGTCCATCACCCGCATGGCCACCCTGGCCGACAGCGGCCGGATCGACGAGGCCCTGGCTCTGGAAGAGATCCAGCGCCTGCGCCATGCCTGGGGCCTGGAACAGAGCGAGGACGAGCTACAGCCGCTGTTGGGCACAGACATGGAACTGGACCTGTTCGACCGCCTGCAACTCAAGGCGGTGATCGCCGAATGCCGGCGCGCCGACAGCCTGTCGGATGCCGGGCGGCGCCTGTTCGGGGTCTCGCGCCTGGGCAAGGCCAATCCCAACGACGCCGATCGGTTGCGCAAATACCTGGCGCGCTTCGGCCTGGACTGGAAACAGATCACCAGCTGA
- a CDS encoding DUF4349 domain-containing protein yields MQHQDDHPNRPRRLAFALLGALALSACSPSDQGRNAVALGGAQGQAGAQLAYEHELTLSLPSEQIGPRLAQTREACEQAKFGACNILRLEQGKYRAQVVLRVVPSGVEPMVQQAAEGAELGERITSAEDLADAVADVQRQQQRLKAQQQRLDELAARKDISVGDLIALSKEQAGIENDLQALAQTAAGQQRRLDTNRLTLNFQPSDSGQRSSNLKRAFSNLLDNLADGTAEALEKGSYVLPFVILAFPLVLLWVWLWRKFVRRRQ; encoded by the coding sequence ATGCAACATCAGGACGACCACCCTAACCGCCCTCGCCGCCTGGCCTTTGCCCTGCTGGGCGCGCTGGCACTCAGCGCCTGCTCTCCCAGCGACCAGGGCAGAAACGCCGTGGCCCTTGGCGGCGCCCAGGGCCAGGCCGGCGCCCAGTTGGCCTACGAACATGAGCTGACCCTGTCGTTGCCCTCGGAGCAGATCGGCCCGCGCCTGGCACAAACCCGTGAAGCCTGCGAACAGGCGAAGTTCGGTGCGTGCAATATCCTGCGCCTGGAACAAGGCAAGTACCGCGCCCAAGTGGTACTGCGGGTAGTACCGAGCGGCGTCGAGCCCATGGTCCAGCAGGCCGCCGAAGGCGCCGAGCTGGGCGAGCGCATCACCAGCGCCGAAGACCTGGCCGACGCCGTGGCCGACGTGCAGCGCCAGCAACAACGGCTCAAGGCCCAGCAACAGCGACTGGACGAACTGGCCGCGCGCAAGGACATCAGCGTCGGCGACCTGATCGCCCTGAGCAAGGAGCAAGCCGGCATCGAGAATGACCTGCAAGCCCTGGCCCAGACCGCCGCCGGCCAGCAACGGCGGTTGGACACCAACCGCCTGACCCTGAACTTCCAGCCCAGCGACAGCGGCCAGCGCAGCTCCAACCTCAAGCGCGCCTTCAGCAACCTGCTGGACAACCTGGCCGACGGTACCGCCGAGGCCCTGGAGAAAGGCAGCTACGTGCTGCCCTTCGTGATCCTCGCCTTCCCCCTGGTGCTGCTGTGGGTCTGGCTGTGGCGCAAGTTCGTCCGTCGCCGCCAGTAA